In Nicotiana tabacum cultivar K326 chromosome 21, ASM71507v2, whole genome shotgun sequence, one DNA window encodes the following:
- the LOC107764469 gene encoding histone H3.2 — protein MARTKQTARKSTGGKAPRKQLATKAARKSAPATGGVKKPHRFRPGTVALREIRKYQKSTELLIRKLPFQRLVREIAQDFKTDLRFQSSAVAALQEAAEAYLVGLFEDTNLCAIHAKRVTIMPKDIQLARRIRGERA, from the coding sequence ATGGCCCGTACTAAACAAACAGCTCGCAAATCAACAGGTGGGAAAGCTCCAAGGAAGCAGCTAGCTACTAAGGCTGCGAGAAAGTCAGCTCCGGCGACCGGAGGAGTGAAGAAACCTCACCGTTTCCGTCCTGGAACTGTAGCTTTAAGGGAAATCAGGAAGTACCAGAAATCGACAGAGTTGTTGATAAGGAAGTTGCCATTTCAGAGGCTAGTGAGGGAAATAGCACAGGATTTCAAGACAGATCTGAGGTTCCAAAGCAGTGCTGTTGCTGCCCTACAAGAGGCTGCTGAGGCTTACCTTGTTGGCCTCTTTGAAGATACAAATCTCTGTGCCATTCACGCGAAAAGGGTCACTATCATGCCCAAGGACATTCAGCTCGCTAGGAGGATTCGTGGTGAAAGGGCTTAG